Proteins found in one Lysinibacillus fusiformis genomic segment:
- a CDS encoding ABC transporter ATP-binding protein, translating to MIEVKNVKKKYGRKQVLKDFSFTAEKGEITCLIGINGVGKTTVMKAIMALTPINSGEILIDGEKITKKSFEKITFIPDTITMLPQMKICEAFAFMADFYKSWNPQRAEDLLQFFKLDPTERIANLSKGNTAKVNMLLGLSLDVDYLLMDEPFSGIDIFSREQIAEVFTSHLIEERGVIITTHEITDIEHLIDKAVLIDDGAVLREFSVEEVRENEGKSVVDVMREVYRA from the coding sequence ATGATTGAAGTAAAAAATGTGAAGAAGAAGTACGGCAGGAAACAGGTTTTAAAAGACTTTTCTTTTACTGCAGAAAAAGGGGAGATTACTTGTTTAATCGGGATAAATGGCGTAGGAAAGACGACAGTTATGAAAGCTATTATGGCGCTCACACCAATTAATAGCGGTGAAATTTTAATTGATGGAGAAAAAATCACAAAAAAAAGTTTTGAAAAAATCACCTTCATCCCAGACACGATAACGATGTTGCCACAAATGAAAATCTGTGAAGCTTTTGCGTTCATGGCTGATTTTTATAAAAGCTGGAATCCTCAGAGGGCAGAAGATTTACTGCAATTTTTTAAACTTGATCCGACTGAACGAATTGCTAACTTATCGAAAGGAAATACAGCGAAAGTGAATATGCTACTAGGTTTGTCACTGGATGTCGATTACTTACTGATGGATGAACCATTCTCTGGTATTGATATTTTCTCTCGTGAACAGATTGCAGAAGTATTTACAAGCCATTTAATTGAAGAACGTGGTGTTATTATAACAACGCATGAAATTACTGATATTGAACATCTGATTGATAAAGCAGTCCTTATCGATGACGGGGCAGTATTGAGGGAATTTAGCGTGGAGGAAGTACGTGAGAATGAAGGGAAATCAGTTGTTGATGTGATGAGGGAGGTATATCGAGCATGA
- a CDS encoding GntR family transcriptional regulator has translation MTINFNNRDPVYVQVIRHLKEQIAKGFYEPGQEIPSRRELANQLKINPNTAQRAYKEMEEQGLIFTEGNMPSCITKDEAVLKNVREELIIEAVDLFLGSIKSIDVPLAEVLELVKKKHDAESGEAEESK, from the coding sequence TTGACTATAAATTTTAATAATCGGGACCCGGTGTATGTCCAAGTGATTCGGCATTTGAAAGAACAAATTGCCAAGGGATTTTATGAGCCTGGCCAGGAAATTCCATCCAGAAGGGAATTAGCCAATCAGTTAAAGATTAACCCTAATACTGCACAACGAGCTTATAAGGAAATGGAGGAACAAGGATTGATTTTTACAGAGGGGAATATGCCTAGCTGCATTACAAAAGATGAAGCGGTACTTAAAAATGTCCGTGAGGAATTGATTATCGAAGCGGTTGACTTATTTTTAGGCTCTATTAAATCCATCGATGTGCCGTTAGCAGAAGTGTTGGAACTCGTAAAGAAAAAACATGATGCCGAAAGCGGAGAAGCGGAGGAATCGAAATGA